aatttcataaattcctatttaaacagctatataccgctatataccgctatatttacctatatttcactataaataaacatttcacaaatgaatatgctattatatagctctatatgcctgtatatagctcaatatagctgtatataggtatatatagatgtccgtatatggaatccctgaaaccccacacacataacaaattatttccatgttaacagaaactctctaagtaccatttttaccaagatatttcacttttactaaaatccaatatggccaccggcagccattttgttaggataccggaaattttaccgacgctttacattcgttaatacctttcaaacaaaaaaaaattcatgaaattcggtcaaaatttactcgagatattgacaaaatactccacgttcactgtacggccgagtagccagataagagctcactccaagagacctagctcacgctccggagaacataatttcataaaaaaaatttccctgattggtacggtcaatacctatctaataaagctaaaacagacgaaatatgttcaaatgtggccgacctacaagcaaaaactgcttgccgccctgtgcctgtttcacaccaaggggtcaaactcacgagtcggtcatccgatttccataaactttttttttgtcgatcggtattgtaattaccttttatttgacgtatcacttacaagtgtaacgtttgaatgtccggagatatcttcaaaaaaccgtaaagcacttattgtgccacagctcgggaggggtcgatccaaaatcactcatcttcgaacttagcctgtctttcgacattaccaaacggggaaaaaaagaattttcaaaatcggatgtgttttactcgagttatcgtgcagacggacagacggacagacggacatttttttttcactgatttggcatctctagacaaccacaaatGGCAGTTTGCAGATGGTGGTCGTACAGTGCAGACGTCCAGTACGGGCGTTGTTACACACATTTCGTTTCGGTTGTAAAAGTATTAATTTATGCAGTGTTGATTAAGTCATAAGCATTTAATTTGACCGAGCAccctaaatggaaaattaatatCGACAACCATTTCTCCGGATAATTATAACAACTTTCTGCAACCTCAAATACAATCAACATCGAGAGAATTCCATTCGACCACATTGCCACATATTGCATTGTTCTACGGATATTGTTCATTGTTGGCTGTCAACATGGAATTTTGAATGTGTAACTGAACGTGTGCATTTGCAGTgttttttcttggaaattACCAAAGAAACAATTCGATGTCGTCTATTTTCTGGTTATTATGAGCGGCTCAACACTCATCAAAGGAATTTCATACGTATCAGTTACATTGTCTCATCGCCATACGCTTCACATATGATTTGGTCCCATTGTTGTATGACAATGCTGGTTATCAACGACACAACTGAAGCACTCCAATCGTCGTTGGTTTGAAGTTGGAATTTAAACACACAAACTCAGCTGAAAACTGAAATCACATTTTGGAGTTCCGTATTACGGCAGTGTATTTCTTGTATCAATCTCCTGGATTTCAGTAATCTTCTACCAACGGCAACGACAGCCATCGATATACGTTTCTGATCATCAAGTGACCTGattataaattcatttcatttagctatagaaaatttcgttgaaagtTTAGTTACGTTTTTGATCGGTTGTCggctaattaaaatttttttaatttgatatttcacgTGTATTTCAAGAAGAATGATGCTCTCATTCTTATCGTTCTTATTATTGCTTTTATAATAacatttcatgattttttttgcgaaagcaagtgtaaaatgatttcaaggtcgagaatttttttttattttcttttgtgaacTCCTTCAAGGTGCTATGCACAGTGGAGTCCAATAATTTCTTGTTTAGgtttaagatttttctttcttgtaaACCGCATTATTTCATGATGAATAAATGGATCAATCAATCAAACAATAGGTTTCCctttactcagggagtccaattcgacgtgttacaaacgtatgcgtaaacctataagacccctgtacttcgtacgggtctaaaaatggaaagagaaagagagaggaaaattgtattgaatattttgaattttttattgtctaatttatttatttatttaagtttttgaatggaaaaaacgaacaaacataaaaaagaaatgtagAAAAATCTAACATTTAAGTTCTCTTAACATATTCAcaatttattggaaataaCAGTTTTTCTTCCAGCGTACATTACATACCTAGTATCAAAATAACATTTCGGTCAAAGAGGTAAGCCATCCATTTTGTTAggttgaaaatttgaacaaatttcacGATCAAAGGTTTCGGTATTGTTTTCAATAAAGATCATAAATCTGATGGCAAAATGGAAGTTCCTTTCATTACTATGCCTTTAAACAACGACGCacagtgttccaaaacgttactgccacattcataaatctatttttgacatcagtacgtcactttgcgacccctttatgtccggaattaccctacagtaacagtagactttcgaaaaaccaagaaaaatttttgttggttttttgggttttggagcccattttccccgtgaggggtttgtaaattttccatgttaaatataaaaatcctaaggacgttgcaacttgcattgagacacctcaagcatactccttatggtattttctatgttcccgaACCTACCTGCTCACCAATCGCTGTAAAACAGATCTCttattccacattttcatcaataaccaaaaaaattcaaaaaagcctcatgaaataaaatcgttgtctCTAACATTTCTGCAGTAGTAAGTGAAGGCGAGAGGCAggggaacatagaaaataccataaggagtatgcttgaggtgtctcaatgcaagttgcaacgtccttaggatttttatatttaacatggaaaatttacaaccccccacggggaaaatgggctccaaaacccaaaaaaccaacaaaaatttttcttggtttttcgaaagtctactgttactgtagggtaattccggacataaaggggtcgcaaagtgacgtactgatgtcaaaaatagatttatgaatgtggcagtaacgttttggaacactgtGCGACGTATGCCAAAATAGTCGCctcttttcattcataaaatcagGTCACTTCCACATcggcaaaattaaaatttttcaatttttccaacgTATCTTTCCAGTGACTTTCTAATGCAGCAATTCACTACAACAAGATTGGTGTTGTTTACTCTCTCTGTTTAGGAGAGTTGTAGATTGCAGATCTCTCTGTGTTCGAGTAGAAACGCTACTCTGTCTAATTTAATACTTCCGACATTTAGTGAGTGTCGTTAAAACGAGTTCTGATGACACACACAAATTATGAGCGGCTAAACTCAATTTGCAATTCGGCGACGATTGGTGACATGGTGAAGTCAAAGGCAAACAAAAGACAAAAGAGAAATCacaaccaaggctgtatactttggggaggtcacgcagatgcagatacgcgggttacacaccacgtttcatgcaaaaaattcaccacaccatacaaattcaattttggtgaactTGTTTGTatcgaaaaggtgtgttcccgcgtatctaataaaattaataaaatggcgatctgcgtgacctccccaaagtatacagccttgatcaCAACAGGTTTCACCAATACAGAGAAAGGAATGCCATCTGTTGAGGCCCAAACGCAGCTCACCGTTTAGGGTCTCCGTGTAGAAAATGCACATGCGCACAGAGAAAATTCTCTCTCTGCGCAATGCGCATGCGCATTATTaaaaccaaggctgtatactttggggaggtcacgcagatgcagatacgcgggttacacaccacatttcatacaaaaaattcaccacaccatacaaattcaattttggtgaatttgtttgtatggaaaaggtgtgttcccgcgtatctaataaaatggcgatctgcgtgacctcccctaAAACTGACCTAAAACGGCGTGCTAAACGGAGTGACTGCGATTCCAGATTGGAGCTTGATTCATTTCCGAATTCCGGTTTCCGGAATTGGTTTCCATTTTTAACACTCACCCCAACATATACAGACCAGACCATGTCATTCTCACAAATAAGAATTTAAGGAGAGGATCGGAAGGTGGGTACAATTTTTTAACCTTAAACAGCCGTCAAGTCTATACTAGGAAACATTGCTTAAGGGCGTAACTACCATATCTCTGGAAGTACTCAACCGACCTTCATCAACTTTGTTTGTTGCTAGAACTATTTGCAGATTTTTGAGGTCGATAAGGCGTTCAGTTCAGTTCAGTTATTCACCCTTAATAACACTTTTCTGAGCAAATAAGCGTAAATTCGtcgatttttgttcatttgactTTTCACTCTAACAAAAAGTTGCCAACTTTGGGCTTCGAAAACTTAGCTCCtgtgagttttttcaactCGTTTTCAACAAACGTCTCTGCAATGGACTCTCTATGagattacctgttcagacatacctcacacgacGTATTATGTCATGATTTGTCGATtgtatttgcaaataaagctgaaattttttgtcgaaaagtcttagtcggtaacactgacagagttactCTGCCCGAGTGAAGGCGAAGGTCAACAACGTTCTCATGGTATTTTATAGCTGGACTGCTCAGCTATTAACTACAGTTAGCAGTAATGCCTTCTGTTTTCAAATGCCCGAGATATCAGTCAACAatgtgtgcaatttcatgctactcaccgaaaatcaaaatgagGCTAGAAGGCAggggaaaaattaattttttaaattttttttagctgtttcggattccttggtcaattgTAAGTATAGCCTAAgccaggccttttaaaataaaaacgaaatgaaactaCGACCCACCCTATAATCACTGATTACCCGTACgtattcacaaaaatcatgTTGCTGATTAACTGCGAtttatgcttagtttcctcctaccaaaaaagtactccatgtgagagacaaaattgaattttttcaactttttctttgtttatttgacagttcgctctctcacggctctctcacggaatACTTtctgttgagtggaatggacacttaacCATGTTGATCACAAAAGAGTGGTTTTCTCTCTCGGAAATATCATAGGAAGTTATCCATTTTCCAGACAATTCGTGTGAAAGCCTTTTAGTATGCGTAAGGAAAATATCAGCTTCACACCTAATCGTTGTTAATCCCTTGACTggaagtcagggtcttacaccagaaaatcaatgaaagtagataagtaggtatggtcagtccatacaagtcggagcacatacggatttgcatggcgccacctcaaacgaactcatttctagtggaaatttgcaccagaaatgagttcgtttgaggtggcgccatgcaaatccgtagaacaaatttgaacgtttggccatacctatctatttactttcattgcagaaaataccaaaaaatgtgggtaacaaaaaggttcactgtaattgaaaatgtatgaaatgctatgaaaaacgttaaatgtgggtaacaaaaaatcgttgaaggcacgataacttgagtaatttttaaccaatttggacgattctttttttttaaataactagttgactatcaaatttcagagttgactaacaacttgatagttgactatcaaatttgatagttgactaacaaatttgatagttgcctaacaacttgatagttgactaacaactaaCAACTaacaactatcaagttgtttgtcatttatcaaGTAGGTAGTATTTTATTCCCTTTACAACCACATCTTACGCCAGCAAAATGCCTGTTACCAAATGAgcacactttgattaaaaagtgtaagaaatttttaaaaaaggtaaatttttgcaggcaatataagttgaattatctcaactaatttttgaatattttttttaaatacatggaattgaatgaatcaaagagaatattgtaaaaaatttacgagagcgaagcgagggccgtaattcacacgagtcgtgacGTTTTAATCACGATTGAAGGTTTCATGAATGGGAAatcgagggattattttttctcggtctaccaataaatttttccttttacaaatatttttaatccctttaccattatagagtggtaccaatttaccgaaaatattggtaaactgagttatttttaacgatcaACCAAAAACTGAtaaagttcatttattaccatgtcaccatgtgaaggtatattaagtaccggggaacttctttttttacgcaaaagtgtaagagaagaacatctatcgcacgtttttattttgtgaaaaagtcctagttccacattcacaaaacaagcttcgcatctactctgatgtaacaaaaaagcaatcaaacagaataatagacagctcatacgagtgagaagtttacggccagagcgaagcgagggtcgtaatctacacgagtcatattttatttatgatttgaggttgactgaaaatcttgaaaattgaaaatttttaagaaaattgagagctcaaaaagtggtcaaaaataattccaccTTACCCTCGATGgtttccaagaaaaaaaaaattgacaaattttactgtcatttgcgtggagtcattaatatagtaaatatattatgtattaaatgtgacaagttttcatgaatacgtcaaaaatacatttagaaaagtgtcagtcaagggacctggcccgcccaaaaggtgggacctagtaatTGAGGTGAGTTTTGTTACGTTGCATACATATTGagttcgtttgcgtcaagttgcagctAGTCGTGAGGTGAATTTGATTCCACACAAACTCTGAGTTCACATGAAAcctctgatccgctgagggtctgcattaccttcagtggtGATGGTGTTGATATACTTTGCTTTGCATTGTTTGACGGCTCTCAAATGCATTCGATTCCAGTACAACCACTGCCATTCGTTCTACTACCTACGCAATAGTTGTTGCATTTTTtgacatatatttttgtgtctCCCACTCCCGGCATTCTGTATTATTTGGCTCTCGTGtgcgtgtttttttttctattcaaagaatttttattacattttaacTGTCATTGCTGCTTGGATAAGaggaataataataataaacaacaacaaattcgctttaatcgaaataaattagtgaaattgatttttcgctGGATAGTTAACCGACGAACTTGAACAGTGAAAGTGTAAACTGATGTAACACACATGTGTGTAAACGACCTCTGAATGCAGAACCCCATTAATTATCATTTTAAACTCTTAATGGTGATTGCATATATGAGCTGAGCGTGTATACATGCAATGTAGGTTACAACATCTtgcaaaacaacaaattttataatGAAATGCACATCCAATTTTGGTGTGTAAATTGTTGAGAACATGAACGATAACGTTCAGTTTTATTTTGTCTTATCAGCATCTGTAACCGAATACTTTCTGTGTGTTTAACTAAGTACAATTGAATGTGATAcaaatgaacactgaaaaCGCTGATAACGTGAAACCagacttcgtttgtttaattttggaattatggTCGTTGGAACAAtagaaagtgttttttccattGCTTGTGTCGTCACATTGTGATCAGTTTCTGTAAATCGAAGTTTTACATCGAATATTCCAACCGAAACCAATAGAAAGGGGTCGAACATCGTCAGCAGAATGAAGTTCAAAATTGACAAGGAAATGCTGCCGATGAAGGCACATTACTTTTTCTTCAACGCCGGTAGGTCGATCGACGATTGTACTATTTATATCGGACGAGTGCTTTTGTTCGATGCGCATTATCTCGTGCTTCTTCTCTTAATCTTAAAGGCACGTCGACAGTGGTTCCATTTATGCCAACACTCATACGTCAGCTGGGATTTTCCTCATTTATTGTTGGTACAATTTACACAATACTACCGGTTGTTGGACTGCTGGCAAAGCCAATTTTCGGTGCTATAGCCGATCGGTAAGTTATTCATCTGTTAAAACGAAAACTTCGACAAAAGTAATGACAGGCTcagggtaatatggtcctttatatggtaaaatgcatgttaaaacaattgaagtacaagatttgaaaatacgttgatcgatggaagtaatagacccgataacaGAACTGGTCATAtgattgccgtctgtaacagctTAATAGGATTTTGGTGTCGTAATTGCTGTTTCACTATGGAAGGTGGAGTCAATTGAATTGATGAGTGACGAAAGTAACTTCAGTCTTTCGAGACGTCCCTTAAGTACCTCCCGAATTAGACTCTGTTAAAACGCACTTCCGTTAcatgaaatacaaaaaaccatttcgcACCATAGACAGGAACACCTGTGGAACCTCGAATATATTATGAAGCTTACGAGACAGATGCAGGAAATCTGCTCCGAAGGCATAAATGTTAAATGGTCTGACAGTAACCCGAACCTGATTTTGACCCGAACTTCAACTAAGATTTCAGGGCCGACACACATTTTTCGTGAGAACTCGGGATTGCTGATGCATAATTTTTCGGGctacccgaacccgacctgtTCCATCCTGAAATTTTCGGGTCAAACGCGATAGTAAAAGATCAGGCTCGGTTCAGAATCGGGTCGAGCCAATTCAGATTCGGATCCGGTTAGGATTGAGCCCAGGTTGATTATAagttcaggtcaagttcgggtcGATTGTGAAATCTTAGTTTCGGTTCGGGTTAAAATCCAGTTCGGGTCAACTTGAATTTTGAAACATGTTAAAACCCTAACCCACGAGCCTATCACAATTGGGAATTGAATTGTAATCGGGAAGACCCAAAGCTAGTTGGCACCTACCGTCTGTTTGTGCATAGCACTCATTTGCGAGCTCATTTGTCAATATGTCAATCTTCGATAGTTGCAACTAATTACGAGCTTTAAATATCCGTCGAGCAACAAGTTATTTACGCATCCCAGACATCCGCAGTAGTATTTCATTTCGCTTGTGATTCGCTAAACTTTTACATGCAAAAAAGTGTGACTACATCTCGAGGTCGGTCATCGCTTTGGCACCggcgccatggcctgatgagatgtgGTATTTTTGAGCAACACTATTAGGTGCACAGCACACCTTTTTGGTGCTTTATAAGTCATTTcatcagatcgaaacagtggcagaAGCCCCTTGCTGCCATCCCAGACTAAATGTAAACTTCTCGAAGCTCTCGACGTTCCAGGTAAGATTTAAGTAAATAATCAGGGAAACCTCGCTTGCAGCCGTTGCATTTATAAATCTAGGCGGCTAAGTCTGGAGTTTCTCTAACCGGACGTCGACGAAATTATTGACTAGAATTTTGCGGAAAACTTGAATCATACCAATTGCGAACGAGTTTGGCTCAGTTCAATTGTTTCAATCCTCTCCGGCTGGGAAATTATTCATCGAATTGTCTACTCAATTTACCTTGAATGTCATTTCAGTTCCATCGAATAACGAAACTCTAAATTTCCATTCCACACGCACAGATTTCAATTGCAACGGATGCTGTTTCTGTTCTTTCTGATATTGACGGCGGTCACATTTTTCGCCATCAACTTCCTGCCAGAACTGAATCATAAGGCTTCGGTGGAACTTCATTGCCATAGCAGCATCAGCGAACTGCGATACTGCGGATCGGTAGAAGATTGCGTATTGAATGACCTGGTCAGAGAGCATCCAGACAATGGAACCGATTTGTTATTCAATTGCGATGTGGGTGGTCCAGCATTTGTTTGGGATGGTTGAACGATTTGAATTGAATCttcccgtttttttttgtctgttctTCCTTTAGTTCACATGCCAAGTGCCGGACAAGTGGATGTTGGACTACATTTGTGATAAGTGGCAAAACAACGTAGACTGTGATAGTAACCGTAGGGAATTTAACATGCACACGACGAACAGCTTGAATAGTATCGAGAATATTGGGAGCTGCCTGTTCTTCGGAGTGAAAAAAGCCGAGATGGTTGTGGGAGGTACGTTAGACACTTCATCAGCGAGACttcgaaaaaatttagtttttcaattttgcagACGTAAGCCATAACATATCGTGTCCAACCCAGCTGAACGACACAGCATACTTTAAAGTGGAATGCGAGGGCAGCTGCAACAACGAGTTCACAATGAAGGCAATAACCGAAACGAAAATCAACAACAGCAACGTCGTGAATATGCTGGAATTTTGGCTGCTTTTGCTATTTCTGGCTCTGAGTTGGGCCGGAATGGCCGTCGTTGTGAGCGTAGGCGATGCCATTTGTTTTTCGATGTTGggtaaagaaaatgttttcgcgtTGCGTTGCTGAGACTAAGTTGTTCAATCGGAACTCCGTTGTGAACATTGCAGGTGAACGAAGTCATTTGTATGGCAATCAACGCCTTTGGGGATCGGTCGGTTGGGGTGTCTTTTCAGTCATTGCTGGATTATTGGTGGACAGGTTCTCCGGTAGTGAAATCAATAAGAATTACAGCGTCGTGTTCTACATGGTGGTGATTCTATTGGCATTTGATTTCTGGTTCTCGTTGAAAAttaaagtaaagaaaaaagtgaaactgtGCGCCACTCATTCTAATGATTCTTTGGTTCATTTACAGAATGTCCAAACGCAACGATCACCGAACATAATGAAAGATGTGGGAGTTCTGTTCCTGTCGCCGCCGGTTCTCACCTTTTTCATTTGGTGCATTGTCATCGGATTGTGCACGGCATTGATATGGAACTTCCTGTTTTGGCATCTGGAGAATCTGGCCGATCAGGAGTGAGTACGCCGCAGAACATTTTCGTTTCGCATTTCCCCTCACATTCAAAATGGTTTCCCTGCACAGATGCAATCAAACGTCATGGATGAAAACGTTGCAAGGTCTCGCAATGGCCATCCAATGTTTCGGCGGCGAATTGCCGTTCTTCTTTCTGTCCGGTTGGATATTGAGGAAAATCGGTCACATTCATGCAATGAGCCTGGTACTGATCGGTTTCGGTGTTCGTTTCCTCCTCTACTCAGTATTATCGAACCCGTGGTGGGTTTTGCCGATCGAACTGCTGAATGGTGTCACATTCGGACTGTTCTACTCGACGATGACATCGTACGCTAGTATTGTCGCTCCTACTGGTACAGAAGCCACGTTACAGGTAGAGAAGACGTCACCCGATTGTTTTTACGGCTCAACCGAAGAGTGAAACGAGTTTTGGTTTTCAGGGTTTGGTCGGTGCCATATTCGAAGGCGTTGGTGTATCGACTGGCAGCTTTATCGGCGGCATAATGTTCGAAAGAGTCGGTGGCAGCAGTACGTTCCGGATCTATGGCATTGCGGTGCTGATATTTTGTGTGGTTCACATCGGTCTGCAGAAATTGCTGCAACGATCGAGATGGAACGGTAAGGATAGACGTGAGAGTAATGCGGTTCAAGCTGATAGTGCGGATGTAAATGTCACGGTGACGAAAACCGATTTGTTGTTGACCGCACCGGGTAATGTAAAAGCGAATTGATGTGTCTGGTGTTTGGTGGTCGGGTAGATTCGTAAGTAGTGGTTTTAAGAGGTTCTACGGTCCATTCGTGTTAATACAGagttaaaaatcgaaatttgtgttggAATAATTGAAGGAATGAGATATCCATCCATACCCTATTGAGCTGTGCATATCGGTTCTCTATGTTAGGAAATCAGAGCAACCGTTTTCCTAGGCTTTTCTTGCTAAGGTGAGCTGGAACAAAGTTATTGTCGTCAAAGAAAGTCTGTCATTTCAGAGTAACTGGGTGCAGCCTGTGCAGCCCAGCGGGTCTTTGAAATAACTCATCTAGCGTATGCACCACTCTAATGTCAGACTTGACTTAGAAGTTCAATGCAGACAGAGAATCCATCACTTCCATGTCTGCCCCTCATAAGTTCGTCACAGCTTGAAACTCACCCGagacaaaatgtttgttttctcACTTTCGTTTTTGAGCGTTAAAACGTAGATAGGTTGAAAAGTCTGCATCGGATGACCTAGCAGCACAGACCCTCAATCGATTTTCCATtctacaaatttcattttcatggaATGTCAACCCGTGTCCATTTCGATACTATTCGGGTTTCTCTTACGAAATAAGCTGGCTGACATAACACTCGGTCCACACATACTATAGGTCatggtcaatatcgtcaggaaagATGTTGACGTTAAACAAACGAtaattatcgttttctgaacgattTTGACTTTgcggaaatgtcccgccagcAGGGCATGTTAGAGCTCAAAAACGTGACAGAACCGAAATATTTCGACTGTGGTCTTATGATAAACTGATGCAGACGTGGCCACTCTGCCTCTTATATTTATTGAAAGGAGCTACTTTACTGTGCTCGTCTTAATTTGACTGGTCGAACAGGAGATTACGTGCTTAGGTATCGAATAATGATGTAAAAATGATGACTCGGATATCCTAGAAGGTCAGCTCTTGGCTTTAGGCAAAACTTAGCCTCTAAAAACTGTAGAAGCTTCTTTAGAAGCTGCTTGTCACGAACCGTAAAACGTTGTTCTAATTAAAATGGCTCTTCGGTACAATGAAAGATCTAATCCATATCGACCATGATGAAAGTCCCCCGATAACAGattcaaattcaaacatttcgttcaagCTCACTGTGTGATTGGCTATTAGAGAACGGACGATGTATGCTCTCCATTTATCTCAATTTATTGTCTTATAACCTGTTGGTGTATCGGTCATTTAGATAAggttttcccattttttttttggaattttgatattaaatttgtaaaaataaaccaaaaaatatttttcacttttttttactcgtAAACATTTACAAACGAAAAGTTTTGAAAGCAAGCGCAACAACGGCAACACTTCTACAGTCTGAGAAACCGGACGAAGGTAtcaaaattacgtttttcttttgtcattaaaacaaaatgtgcTTACAACTGGCATGAGACGATTGAAGTTTCAACCGTGAGAGACATTATGCTTTCACCATTCGTATTTTTAGCCGCGAGGTTGAGAGATTTTTCGGGGCTTAAACATTTCGATTTGTTTCTGTCTGTTGAAACTTCAGTCGTAAAGTTGCTGGAACGTTTTGATCGTAGTATAAGTGGTAGTATAGCACTCCAACGACGAGTTAATTTATCGGTTGCATCCAGAGCCTGTTATTTGTTAAAACTGAACGAAATCCTGAGAAACTTAACGAAATCTTcagaaatttaccgaaaacgTAATTTCGtcgttaaatttctcaaataacATGCACTGCCAGGGTCTCTTTTTTGCGAACttgaacgaaatttgtgaaattttaacgaaatttgtgaaattttaacgaaatttgtgaaatttcaacgaaatttgtgaaatttcaacgaaa
The sequence above is a segment of the Bradysia coprophila strain Holo2 unplaced genomic scaffold, BU_Bcop_v1 contig_70, whole genome shotgun sequence genome. Coding sequences within it:
- the LOC119083659 gene encoding major facilitator superfamily domain-containing protein 6 isoform X1 is translated as MKFKIDKEMLPMKAHYFFFNAGTSTVVPFMPTLIRQLGFSSFIVGTIYTILPVVGLLAKPIFGAIADRFQLQRMLFLFFLILTAVTFFAINFLPELNHKASVELHCHSSISELRYCGSVEDCVLNDLVREHPDNGTDLLFNCDFTCQVPDKWMLDYICDKWQNNVDCDSNRREFNMHTTNSLNSIENIGSCLFFGVKKAEMVVGDVSHNISCPTQLNDTAYFKVECEGSCNNEFTMKAITETKINNSNVVNMLEFWLLLLFLALSWAGMAVVVSVGDAICFSMLGERSHLYGNQRLWGSVGWGVFSVIAGLLVDRFSGSEINKNYSVVFYMVVILLAFDFWFSLKIKNVQTQRSPNIMKDVGVLFLSPPVLTFFIWCIVIGLCTALIWNFLFWHLENLADQECNQTSWMKTLQGLAMAIQCFGGELPFFFLSGWILRKIGHIHAMSLVLIGFGVRFLLYSVLSNPWWVLPIELLNGVTFGLFYSTMTSYASIVAPTGTEATLQGLVGAIFEGVGVSTGSFIGGIMFERVGGSSTFRIYGIAVLIFCVVHIGLQKLLQRSRWNVLKASATTATLLQSEKPDEGSRSASAYYKTPTDALSMLEDEDHMPDNT
- the LOC119083659 gene encoding major facilitator superfamily domain-containing protein 6 isoform X2, with product MKFKIDKEMLPMKAHYFFFNAGTSTVVPFMPTLIRQLGFSSFIVGTIYTILPVVGLLAKPIFGAIADRFQLQRMLFLFFLILTAVTFFAINFLPELNHKASVELHCHSSISELRYCGSVEDCVLNDLVREHPDNGTDLLFNCDFTCQVPDKWMLDYICDKWQNNVDCDSNRREFNMHTTNSLNSIENIGSCLFFGVKKAEMVVGDVSHNISCPTQLNDTAYFKVECEGSCNNEFTMKAITETKINNSNVVNMLEFWLLLLFLALSWAGMAVVVSVGDAICFSMLGERSHLYGNQRLWGSVGWGVFSVIAGLLVDRFSGSEINKNYSVVFYMVVILLAFDFWFSLKIKNVQTQRSPNIMKDVGVLFLSPPVLTFFIWCIVIGLCTALIWNFLFWHLENLADQECNQTSWMKTLQGLAMAIQCFGGELPFFFLSGWILRKIGHIHAMSLVLIGFGVRFLLYSVLSNPWWVLPIELLNGVTFGLFYSTMTSYASIVAPTGTEATLQGLVGAIFEGVGVSTGSFIGGIMFERVGGSSTFRIYGIAVLIFCVVHIGLQKLLQRSRWNGSRSASAYYKTPTDALSMLEDEDHMPDNT